GCGGTCCTGGTGCCGGACCGTGCCCTGCCGGGGCCGCACAGCGAGCAGCGGGGGTGGGCCAGCAGCGGCTCGGCGACGACGTCGAGGGACTGGAGGTTCTGGAGCAGCACCTGCCGGTCCGTCTCGGCCGGCAGGGCTCCGGTGGCGATGCGGAAGACCTCGTAGGCGAGCAGATTCCCCGTCATGGCGGCGACGGGTCCGCCGAGCGGCCCCTCCCCGGCGGGGCGGCCGGGTTCGGCGGCGGCGCCCGCCACCTCGCTCCAGAGTGCGGCTGCCGCCCCGGCGTCGTGGTTGGCTCCGAGCCTCAGCAGGGCGCAGGACCAGCACCCGGTGGAACCCGCGGTGGCGAGCGGGCCGGTGACGGCCAGTTCGCCGAACGTCCACACGGGGATGAGGGTCTTGCCCTCGGGTACGCCGGCGGCCAGCAGCCGGTGGACGCGCCGCGCGGCACCCGTTCCGGTGACCACGACCGTGTCGTAGTCGGCGAGTTCCGGCCACCCGGGTTCGGCGCCGAGCAGGTCGGTGCGCACGGGGCAGCCGTCGGCGGCGGCTTCCGCCGCTTCTGCGGCCACCTCGGGGAAGTCCGCGGCGAGGGCGATCCCGGCGCAGCCGTTGCGGACCAGGCTCAGGGCGCACCAGCGGGCGACCTCGTCGTCGCCGAGCACCGCGACGGCGGTGTCCCGGAAGCGGCGGAAGCGCTCGGGGGCACGGTCGGTGTAGTGGTCGACGTAGGCGATCTGGACGGCGTAGCGGCGTGCGGCCTCCTCGCCCGGCCCGCTTCCCGGGTCGTCGTCGGTGAGTGGTACGTCCCGTGCGAAGTCGCGCTCGTAGAGGGTCCGCACCAGCTCGGCCGCCATCCCGCGCTGCGGGGCTCCGAATCCCGAGCAGAGTTCCGCGAGGCTGTGGTCCCCGGTGAGGTGGGGCACCATCAGCGACGCGAACCGGTAGGCGGTACGGCCGGTCAGGTGGAAGCCTCCGTCGGCGTTGTGGAAGAGGACTCCGCCCGGAGTCTCGGTGAACAGCACGTCGCGGCGGATCCGGGGCCGTGTGGTGGCGAGCGCGTCGAACGGCGTCCGGCCCGCGCGGGACGTACCGGGAACGCAGGCGCCCGCGTCGGCCGCCGTTCCGTCGGCCGTCCCTGCGCCGTCCGATGAGCCGGCGCCGTCCGGCGTCCCCGCGCCGCCGGCTGAGCCGGCTCCCCCGGCCGGATCCGCTCCGCCCGGTGATCCCGTCGGTTCCGCGTTCGCCACCGGGGCTGCCCCCTTCTTCGTGGAGCCGGCTTCTCTTGCGTCGTCTGCTTCGATGACGTCGGTGGGCATGGCGTCACACCTTCTGTGGGGGACGGACGGACGGCGAGTCGTCGCCGCGCGCGTAGAGGCGCAGGAGGTCGTGCATGCGGTACGGGCCGGGCGGCCCCTCCTCGAGCAGTCCGGCGTCCGCCAGCCGTTCGAGAAGGTCCTCGGTCTCGCGCAGGGGCAGACCGAGCAGGGCGGCGCCGTCGCGGGCGTGGAGTCCGCCGGTCGTGTGCGCGCCGATGCGCAGGAAGGCGCGGGCGGCTCCCGCGTCGAGTCGGCCGAGCGCCGCGCCGAGCACCTGACGGAGGGACATGTGCGGCGAGCCGGGCAGGGAGAGCCGGGCCAGCGGATCTCCGGACAGCCACTCCGCGCAGTCGGCGAGCCCCAGTGCCGGGCGGGTGAGGAGACGTGCCGTGACGATCCTGAGGGCGAGCGGATGGTGGCAGCAGGCGTCGGCCAGGGCGCGGGCGGCATCGGGTTCCGCGCCCACCCGTTCGCCGCCGAGTACGGTCCTCAGCAGCTCGTACGACTCGTCCTCCGCGAGCGGGCCGAGGCGCTGGACCCAGCCGCCGTGCGCGGCGATCAGTCCGGCGAGTCCCCGTCTGCTGGTGACGAGGGCGGCGGCGTCGGGGCGCGCGTGCAGCAGGGGCAGCACCTGGTCTCCGTCGAGCACGTCGTCGAGGACGAGCAGGATCCGGCCACGGGCGTGCGGCTCTCCCACCGCGGCCGTGACCTCGGCCGTCACCTCGCGTGCGGTGAGCGGCACGCCGTCGGGACGGACCATCCGGACGAGGTACCCACCGCCGGGAAACCGGCTCTCCGCGAGGTGGGCCACCCGCCGGGCGAGCGCGGTCTTCCCGATCCCGGGCGCCCCGGACACCACGACCGTCGCCGCCTCGTGTCCCTCCCGCCCCGCGAGGCGACCGCTGAGGGCCACGGTCTCGGAGGCCCGGCCCGTGAACACCGGAACGGGTGGTACGGGCACAACGGCCGGCGCGTCGTCACCGCGCAGCGCATGGGCGGGGGACGCAATCCGGGAGGACGGTGGTGGAAGCGGCCGGGCGTCCCCGTCGCCCGGCACCGGACGCCTCGGGGCCGACGTACCCGGGGGCACGGACGTCCCGCCGTGCGCGGGCGTCCCCGCCGGCACGGACGCCGGAGCCGCCGACCCGGCGGCGGGCGTCCCGCCGCCGGCGTCACCGGGCACGGGGCGGCCGGCTGCGGGTCCGTAGGGGTCAGCCGCGGTAAGCGCCCGCGCGGTTGCCGACGGTCCCGACCCGCCGTCGTCGCCCGGAGCGTCGCCGGGCCGTCCCGTCGGAGGGACGGCGTCGGGGCGCGGCATCACCGGGGCAGGACGCCGCGAGGCGGCTCCCGGAGCGTCCGCGGTGTCCGGCACAGGAGCGGCGCCGGGCACCGCGCCCCGGCCCGGTTCCGCCGGCAGGGGCGGGACCGCCGCGGACGGAGAGGGTGGCGCGGCCTGCCGCCCGGCCGCGACCGGGAGCGGGGGCCGCAACGGGGCCCCCGCCGCGAGAGCGGGAACGGCGCGCCCGAGGTCGTCACCGCGCAGGATGGCCAGTTCCAGTCCCCGCAGCGCCGGTGACGGGTCGACGCCCAGTTCGGACCGGAGGTACGCCTTCACCCTCCGGTACTCCGCCAGCGCCTCCGTCTGCCTGCCGCTCCGGTACAGCGCCTCGATCAGCTGCTCGCGGAAGCGCTCGTGGCCCGGATGGGCACGTGTGGCACCCCACAGGGCGACCAGTGCCTCACCGCAGCGGCCCAGGGAGAGTTGCAGTTCGCAGACCCTCTCGACGGTCCGCAGCCGCTCCTCCGCGAGCCTCGGAACCTCGTCCCGACGCAGCACGTCCGAGCGCACGTTCGCGAGCAGCGGCCCCTGCCACAGCGACAGCGCGTCCTCCAGGGTGTGCAGTTCACTCCCCGGGTCGTGGGCGTACGCGGCAGCCAGACCCACCCGCTCCCGGAAGCCGATCAGGTCGAGGGATTCCGGCCCCGCACCGATGCGGTACCCGCCGGGTACGGCCTCGATCGGAGCACCGGTGACACCGTGCTTCACGAACAGCCGGCGCAGCCGCAGCACACACGTCTGCAGTGCCGCTCTGGCCGTCGCGGGCTGCTCCTCGCCCCACATGGTGCGCTGGAGGTACTCGACCGAGACGACGGTGTTGGCGTGCAGGAGCAGGGAGGCGAGGAGGATGGTCGGTTTGGAAGGCGGGAGGACGACGGTGTCGGAACCGTCG
The genomic region above belongs to Streptomyces marianii and contains:
- a CDS encoding TOMM precursor leader peptide-binding protein: MPTDVIEADDAREAGSTKKGAAPVANAEPTGSPGGADPAGGAGSAGGAGTPDGAGSSDGAGTADGTAADAGACVPGTSRAGRTPFDALATTRPRIRRDVLFTETPGGVLFHNADGGFHLTGRTAYRFASLMVPHLTGDHSLAELCSGFGAPQRGMAAELVRTLYERDFARDVPLTDDDPGSGPGEEAARRYAVQIAYVDHYTDRAPERFRRFRDTAVAVLGDDEVARWCALSLVRNGCAGIALAADFPEVAAEAAEAAADGCPVRTDLLGAEPGWPELADYDTVVVTGTGAARRVHRLLAAGVPEGKTLIPVWTFGELAVTGPLATAGSTGCWSCALLRLGANHDAGAAAALWSEVAGAAAEPGRPAGEGPLGGPVAAMTGNLLAYEVFRIATGALPAETDRQVLLQNLQSLDVVAEPLLAHPRCSLCGPGRARSGTRTAGESVPGPLPGGRPETTSGLPGALAVPTTASVETARDAEDTVDALNRTSTALVGAFAGVFARFDDETLTQTPLKAARLELALAPGERRTIAAFDVHHLAGARTRALRLASETYVEHVAPVRLLAGAGADLPAVAPAALSTGAGTATESEVAAWVPATSLLTGERVKVPAAAVRPFGPYNRERIVLATSAGAGSGGTDGEAAGSGLLSAVAHDALLCALRGTARTATVAPDDDPELVFLLKSAVNLGIEAHLLDLGEDARTGGAAVLAREAGGPAARWAVAAGLSRRDACCAALRDLLGSVQLTADDSGYAVDTGDPLVPELAAGTLTATAGPVPADAPGTTFDAVLDRLRASGRDALYVPTTPCDLPAGGIATARVLLTRGGRGNGTDAR
- a CDS encoding AfsR/SARP family transcriptional regulator codes for the protein MRFQLLGPLSITDGSDTVVLPPSKPTILLASLLLHANTVVSVEYLQRTMWGEEQPATARAALQTCVLRLRRLFVKHGVTGAPIEAVPGGYRIGAGPESLDLIGFRERVGLAAAYAHDPGSELHTLEDALSLWQGPLLANVRSDVLRRDEVPRLAEERLRTVERVCELQLSLGRCGEALVALWGATRAHPGHERFREQLIEALYRSGRQTEALAEYRRVKAYLRSELGVDPSPALRGLELAILRGDDLGRAVPALAAGAPLRPPLPVAAGRQAAPPSPSAAVPPLPAEPGRGAVPGAAPVPDTADAPGAASRRPAPVMPRPDAVPPTGRPGDAPGDDGGSGPSATARALTAADPYGPAAGRPVPGDAGGGTPAAGSAAPASVPAGTPAHGGTSVPPGTSAPRRPVPGDGDARPLPPPSSRIASPAHALRGDDAPAVVPVPPVPVFTGRASETVALSGRLAGREGHEAATVVVSGAPGIGKTALARRVAHLAESRFPGGGYLVRMVRPDGVPLTAREVTAEVTAAVGEPHARGRILLVLDDVLDGDQVLPLLHARPDAAALVTSRRGLAGLIAAHGGWVQRLGPLAEDESYELLRTVLGGERVGAEPDAARALADACCHHPLALRIVTARLLTRPALGLADCAEWLSGDPLARLSLPGSPHMSLRQVLGAALGRLDAGAARAFLRIGAHTTGGLHARDGAALLGLPLRETEDLLERLADAGLLEEGPPGPYRMHDLLRLYARGDDSPSVRPPQKV